In one window of Rhodoglobus vestalii DNA:
- a CDS encoding TetR/AcrR family transcriptional regulator translates to MATPTAPAKTSRATPLSVNDRRAMIIAAVAPVLRKYGPAVTSRQLAEAAGIAEGTIYRAFADKDDLIRASIETHTDPAPLLRALDNIDPTLALEEKVQEAIALIRARFRDVVSLMSLFGEYRKRPSSHHHAAMNRSFKIFLAPQLDSLALTPERIAHLVQLLAFSSSMPHFGDNTSFTDEELTAIILHGICTPIPTTATEK, encoded by the coding sequence ATGGCAACTCCCACCGCGCCCGCGAAAACTAGCCGCGCCACCCCGCTAAGCGTCAATGACCGCCGCGCAATGATCATTGCCGCCGTCGCCCCGGTGCTGCGCAAATATGGGCCCGCCGTAACATCCCGCCAGCTCGCCGAAGCCGCCGGTATCGCAGAAGGAACCATCTACCGGGCGTTTGCCGACAAAGACGACCTGATCCGAGCATCCATCGAGACGCATACCGACCCTGCGCCTCTGCTGCGTGCCCTCGATAACATCGACCCGACGCTGGCGCTCGAGGAGAAGGTGCAAGAAGCAATCGCGCTTATCCGTGCCAGATTCCGGGATGTCGTCAGCCTCATGTCGCTGTTTGGTGAATACCGCAAGCGGCCCAGCAGCCACCACCACGCGGCCATGAACCGCTCCTTTAAGATATTCCTGGCCCCCCAACTCGACTCGCTGGCGCTCACGCCGGAACGCATCGCGCACCTTGTGCAGCTGCTCGCGTTCTCCTCGTCGATGCCGCACTTTGGTGATAACACCAGCTTCACCGACGAAGAACTCACCGCCATCATCCTGCACGGTATCTGCACGCCGATACCCACCACCGCAACTGAGAAGTAG
- a CDS encoding L-aspartate oxidase: protein MSFSERQISTTVLVIGTGGSGLRAAIELAEAGVDVLALGKRPKSDAHTSLAAGGINAALATMDVEDSWQQHAADTITESYLLANPHTVEIVTSNAARGIEDLERYGMPFARENDGRISQRFFGAHTYRRTAFAGDYTGLEIQRTLINRAAQLNVPILDTVYVTRILVNDDGAVFGAYGFDLETGTRYLIHADAVILAAGGHNRIWRRTSSRRDENTGDSFRLAVEAGGRLRDPELVQFHPSGIIEPENAAGTLISEAARGEGGILRNGLGERFMGKYDPERLELSTRDRVALACYTEIKEGRGTPNGGVWLDVSHLPRETIMTRLPRVYQTMLELQMLDITKDPIEIAPTAHYSMGGVWVRPEDHSTDVPGLYAIGEASSGLHGANRLGGNSLCELLVFGRIVGQAAAGYSASLPAQTRSAASVQVARDEITHLLAADGSENVRALQRAIRNTMTEHAGVVRDETGLKTGLAELDAIEARMSDIGVHPDIAGYQDLAHAFDLKSAIMAARATIEAALERRESRGCHNRSDYPEMDKSLQVNLVWSPATGVTREEIPAIPDEIQAFIREVAVEGKLLE from the coding sequence ATGAGTTTTTCAGAACGTCAGATCTCCACCACAGTCCTCGTCATTGGCACGGGAGGCTCCGGTCTTCGCGCGGCAATTGAGCTCGCCGAAGCTGGTGTCGACGTGCTGGCCCTAGGCAAACGTCCCAAGTCTGATGCCCATACCTCGCTCGCTGCGGGCGGCATCAACGCGGCCCTCGCCACAATGGATGTCGAGGACAGTTGGCAGCAGCACGCCGCCGACACCATCACCGAGTCCTACCTGCTGGCGAACCCGCACACCGTCGAAATAGTGACCTCGAATGCGGCCCGCGGGATCGAGGATCTCGAACGCTACGGCATGCCCTTCGCCCGAGAAAACGATGGGCGCATCTCTCAGCGCTTCTTCGGTGCACACACCTACCGTCGCACCGCTTTCGCCGGCGACTATACCGGTCTCGAAATTCAGCGCACCCTGATCAATCGGGCGGCGCAATTGAATGTTCCCATTCTCGACACCGTGTACGTGACCCGAATCCTCGTGAACGATGACGGAGCGGTCTTCGGTGCTTACGGCTTTGACCTGGAGACGGGCACCCGCTATCTCATTCACGCCGATGCGGTAATTCTCGCCGCTGGCGGCCACAATCGCATCTGGCGGCGAACCTCATCGAGGCGCGATGAGAACACGGGTGACTCTTTCCGTCTCGCGGTTGAGGCTGGAGGGCGCTTGCGCGATCCCGAACTGGTGCAATTTCACCCCTCAGGAATCATCGAGCCCGAGAATGCTGCGGGCACGCTGATCTCCGAAGCTGCACGCGGTGAGGGCGGAATTTTGCGCAACGGTCTAGGCGAACGCTTCATGGGCAAGTACGACCCCGAACGCCTTGAACTATCCACTCGCGACCGGGTAGCACTCGCCTGCTACACCGAAATCAAGGAGGGCCGCGGCACCCCCAATGGTGGTGTGTGGCTGGATGTCTCCCACCTCCCTCGCGAAACCATCATGACCCGCCTGCCGCGCGTTTATCAGACGATGCTGGAGCTGCAAATGCTCGACATCACGAAGGATCCGATCGAGATCGCGCCAACCGCGCACTATTCGATGGGCGGAGTGTGGGTGCGACCAGAAGACCACAGCACCGACGTTCCCGGCCTCTATGCCATCGGTGAGGCATCCAGTGGGCTGCATGGCGCCAATCGTTTGGGCGGCAATTCCCTGTGCGAACTGCTCGTCTTTGGTCGTATTGTCGGCCAGGCTGCAGCCGGCTATTCGGCATCGCTGCCAGCGCAGACACGATCGGCAGCCTCGGTGCAGGTTGCGCGCGATGAGATCACCCACCTGCTCGCGGCCGATGGGTCGGAGAATGTGAGGGCCCTGCAACGCGCCATCCGAAACACCATGACCGAGCATGCCGGTGTTGTTCGCGACGAAACAGGTTTGAAAACCGGCCTTGCCGAACTCGACGCGATCGAGGCGCGCATGAGTGACATTGGGGTGCACCCGGATATCGCCGGCTACCAAGACTTGGCGCACGCCTTCGACCTCAAGTCAGCAATCATGGCGGCCAGAGCCACCATAGAGGCGGCCTTGGAACGCCGCGAGAGCCGCGGTTGTCACAACCGAAGTGACTACCCCGAGATGGACAAGTCGCTGCAGGTGAACCTTGTCTGGTCTCCCGCCACTGGAGTGACTCGGGAAGAAATCCCGGCGATCCCGGATGAGATCCAGGCTTTCATCCGTGAAGTGGCCGTCGAGGGCAAGCTGCTCGAGTAG
- a CDS encoding reverse transcriptase family protein has protein sequence MAAHRSYRAPHPSPSAISHALAYAFLASDVWETKQLVDAGWSVLGAHRRWLRAVVADVVAAYHRPPTDSSRELAAFIRNSPAFVDAIAKARQQRRPIRIHHLVVAPSQARDVGGLVPRINTVAELAELLGLTIGQLDWYADTKNWNRRAPVGPLQHYRYEWRTRPGRTPRLLEVPEERIRRVQRLLLDAVIALIPVNDAAHGFIANRSAVTGAALHTGREIVVSLDLTTFFTRVTASRIYGVFRQSGFPETVAHILTGLCTNSVPPRVIAAMPPGGDADERFALRHALAANHLPQGAPSSPMLANLAIRRLDSRLTGWAHSVGAIYTRYADDLAFSGDRDLARRPDAFIRGVQGVVREEGQTINPRKTRVRRSGVRQTVTGIVVNDHTNISRHDYDLLKATLHNCATLGVERQNRGGHNDFRAHLLGRIAWVETLNPLRGEALRQKFALIRW, from the coding sequence ATGGCAGCCCATCGTTCTTATCGTGCCCCGCATCCGTCTCCCTCGGCAATTTCTCACGCACTTGCCTACGCTTTTCTTGCCTCCGATGTGTGGGAAACGAAGCAACTCGTTGACGCTGGTTGGAGCGTTCTCGGAGCACACAGACGGTGGTTGAGAGCAGTAGTCGCGGATGTCGTAGCCGCCTACCATCGACCGCCCACCGATTCCTCGCGAGAGTTGGCCGCGTTCATCCGCAACTCGCCCGCCTTTGTGGATGCCATTGCCAAAGCACGTCAGCAGCGGCGCCCCATCCGCATCCACCATCTTGTTGTAGCCCCGTCACAAGCCCGCGACGTTGGCGGATTAGTTCCACGAATCAATACCGTTGCCGAGCTCGCGGAATTGCTGGGACTGACCATCGGCCAGCTCGACTGGTATGCCGACACCAAGAACTGGAATCGTCGCGCGCCGGTTGGACCGCTCCAGCACTACCGCTACGAATGGCGCACCCGACCGGGCAGAACACCGCGACTGCTTGAGGTGCCCGAGGAGCGGATCCGTCGGGTGCAACGGCTGCTCCTCGATGCGGTCATCGCGCTCATCCCGGTCAATGACGCGGCGCACGGCTTCATTGCTAACCGCAGTGCCGTAACGGGCGCTGCCCTCCACACCGGGCGTGAAATTGTGGTGTCCCTCGACCTCACAACGTTCTTCACCCGGGTCACGGCCTCGCGAATTTATGGGGTGTTTCGGCAATCCGGTTTTCCCGAGACGGTCGCGCATATTCTGACGGGGCTGTGCACCAATTCTGTTCCACCGAGGGTGATTGCCGCGATGCCGCCCGGCGGCGACGCCGACGAACGATTTGCGCTGCGGCACGCGTTGGCCGCCAACCATTTGCCGCAGGGAGCGCCGTCGTCTCCCATGCTGGCGAATCTGGCCATTCGTCGTCTCGACTCACGATTAACCGGCTGGGCACACTCGGTTGGCGCAATCTACACCCGGTATGCCGACGATCTCGCTTTCAGCGGGGACCGCGATTTAGCCCGACGACCCGACGCTTTTATTCGCGGCGTTCAGGGTGTCGTGCGCGAGGAGGGCCAAACGATTAATCCGCGAAAGACCAGAGTGCGACGATCAGGCGTGAGGCAAACAGTCACCGGAATCGTCGTCAACGACCACACCAACATTTCCCGACACGACTACGACCTCCTCAAAGCCACACTTCATAACTGTGCGACCCTCGGCGTGGAGCGCCAGAACCGCGGAGGCCACAACGACTTTCGGGCCCACCTGCTGGGCCGTATTGCGTGGGTAGAAACCCTGAATCCTCTGAGGGGCGAGGCGCTACGGCAGAAGTTCGCGCTCATCCGCTGGTGA
- a CDS encoding ABC transporter ATP-binding protein encodes MIEVDQVGVVAGEVTLLAPVSAAARRGEALIVRGRNGTGKSTLLRVLAGARKPSSGAVRIGGGSVAERDRGFRRRVSTMIGLPPMAVDLTVRDHVMLVATTWFDDPAAAVDLASGVLAELGLDQLGERFPHELSSGQTQLFGLALVLARPFEVLILDEPEQRLDPDHIESVIRVLGSRRDDGATLVIATHSAVLAEALADQNLQLEIAA; translated from the coding sequence ATGATTGAGGTGGATCAGGTAGGTGTGGTTGCTGGTGAAGTGACGTTATTGGCGCCGGTGTCTGCGGCAGCGCGGCGGGGTGAGGCTCTGATCGTGCGTGGACGCAACGGGACGGGTAAGTCGACACTGTTGCGGGTGCTGGCGGGGGCGAGAAAGCCATCAAGTGGCGCGGTGCGAATCGGTGGCGGATCGGTGGCGGAGCGTGACCGTGGCTTTCGGCGACGCGTGTCTACGATGATCGGGCTACCGCCGATGGCTGTCGACCTCACGGTGCGGGATCACGTCATGTTGGTCGCGACCACCTGGTTTGATGATCCGGCGGCGGCTGTGGACCTGGCGAGCGGGGTGCTTGCGGAATTGGGGCTTGATCAGCTTGGAGAGCGGTTCCCGCACGAACTATCGTCCGGTCAGACACAACTCTTCGGGCTCGCCCTGGTGCTGGCGCGTCCCTTCGAAGTGCTGATCCTCGATGAACCCGAACAGCGGTTAGATCCTGACCATATCGAGTCCGTGATCCGCGTTCTCGGCTCTCGCCGCGACGACGGCGCGACCCTCGTCATCGCCACCCACAGTGCGGTGCTTGCCGAAGCGCTTGCCGACCAGAACCTGCAGCTGGAGATCGCAGCATGA
- a CDS encoding LysR family transcriptional regulator, which produces MNLEQLAGFVEVARVRNFTRAAEQLHLAQPSLSRQISSLEQSLGAELFHRAREGSTLTSAGELLLPLARRMLADAESVRRELAELAGLERGRVRFGATPTLCISLVAEVLKEFHTTHPAIELHLSEHGSRQLLDQLASGELDFALITTSNVAAVEKFTVTTLLVEELVVISAANTAPLAAHNAIDLAAVSRLPQIVFSPSYDLRKTTDDAFAAAGLTPHVVLEGAEMDAVLRFVERGLGVAIVPAMVLLDRPGLQSVRLEEPTLTRTISLARPADVAPTAAVTVMQRTITATATAFAARAGATMSLISDRRRH; this is translated from the coding sequence ATGAACCTCGAACAGTTAGCTGGATTCGTTGAGGTGGCCCGGGTTCGAAACTTCACCCGAGCCGCCGAGCAGCTACATCTCGCGCAGCCATCATTGAGCCGTCAGATTTCTTCGCTCGAGCAAAGCCTTGGCGCCGAGCTGTTTCATCGTGCCCGAGAAGGAAGCACGCTCACGTCGGCGGGCGAGCTGCTGCTGCCGCTCGCGCGACGCATGCTGGCTGATGCAGAATCGGTGCGCCGAGAGTTGGCGGAACTAGCCGGGCTCGAACGCGGCAGGGTTCGTTTCGGCGCAACCCCCACCCTCTGCATCAGCCTTGTCGCCGAGGTGCTGAAAGAATTCCACACAACGCATCCGGCAATCGAATTGCACCTTTCGGAACACGGATCTCGGCAATTGCTCGACCAGCTTGCCAGCGGTGAGCTCGATTTTGCGCTCATCACCACCTCAAATGTGGCGGCCGTCGAGAAGTTCACTGTCACCACACTGCTCGTTGAGGAGCTTGTGGTGATCTCTGCCGCCAACACCGCTCCATTGGCGGCGCACAATGCCATTGACCTCGCGGCCGTTTCTCGACTGCCGCAGATCGTGTTTAGCCCAAGCTACGATCTCCGCAAAACGACCGATGACGCCTTCGCCGCCGCGGGGCTCACCCCTCATGTCGTACTTGAGGGAGCAGAAATGGATGCTGTTCTGCGTTTCGTCGAACGCGGGCTCGGTGTCGCCATTGTGCCGGCGATGGTGCTGCTCGATCGCCCTGGGTTGCAGTCGGTTCGGCTCGAAGAACCAACGCTTACCCGAACCATTAGCCTCGCCCGACCGGCGGATGTTGCACCGACCGCCGCAGTCACGGTGATGCAGCGCACCATCACCGCTACCGCTACCGCGTTCGCGGCCCGGGCTGGCGCGACAATGAGCCTGATCTCCGACCGACGACGGCACTGA
- a CDS encoding ABC transporter ATP-binding protein, giving the protein MLLRLLRHYLRPHAKLLVGVAIFQAAQSIANLYLPSLVADIIDNGVAKGDVGHILMIGGVMLAITLAQVACAIVAVYFGAKAAMSLGRDLRGALFHRVSEFSEREVSKFGAPTLITRSTNDVQQVQMFVLLTCTLFIAAPILAVGGVIMAIRQDVGLSWLMAVSVPVLLLAIGLIVARMVPLFRTMQKRIDTVNQVLREQLTGIRVVRAFVREKDEAKRFAQANRTLTDTTLATGRLTALIFPIVMLVLNVSSVAVVWFGGLRVDSGEMQIGALVAYLSYLLQILMAVTMATFMAIILPRAAVSGDRISEILETESSVTPPSNPVMSLTGHGTVTMEHVSFSYPGAEQPVLRDLHFDVRQGQTTAIIGSTGAGKTTLVNLLPRLFDATDGAVLVDDVDVRTIDPDLLWGRIGLVPQKPYLFSGTVASNLRYGKPDATDEELWEALTIAQGRDFVEGMDGQLEASISQGGTNVSGGQRQRLAIARALVKKPEIYVFDDSFSALDSATDARLRLALRKHRADATMIIVAQRVATIRDAEQILVLESGEIVGRGTHDELLDSSNTYNEIVNSQLTVEAAA; this is encoded by the coding sequence ATGCTGTTACGCCTCCTGCGCCACTACCTTCGCCCGCACGCCAAACTTCTTGTTGGCGTCGCAATTTTCCAAGCTGCCCAGTCGATCGCCAACCTCTACCTGCCGAGTCTCGTCGCCGACATCATCGACAACGGGGTTGCCAAAGGTGATGTGGGGCACATCCTTATGATTGGCGGGGTCATGCTCGCGATCACACTGGCGCAGGTGGCGTGTGCGATCGTCGCCGTCTACTTCGGGGCAAAAGCAGCGATGTCCCTCGGGCGTGACCTGCGCGGTGCGCTCTTCCACCGGGTTAGCGAATTCTCGGAGCGTGAGGTCTCGAAGTTCGGTGCGCCCACCCTCATCACCCGCTCGACGAACGACGTGCAGCAGGTGCAGATGTTCGTGCTGTTGACCTGCACCCTATTTATTGCCGCGCCCATCCTCGCCGTCGGAGGTGTCATCATGGCGATCCGTCAGGATGTCGGGCTCTCCTGGCTGATGGCGGTCAGCGTTCCGGTGCTGCTGCTGGCAATCGGACTCATCGTCGCTCGCATGGTGCCGCTGTTCCGCACGATGCAAAAACGCATCGACACCGTGAACCAAGTGTTGCGGGAACAGCTCACCGGCATCCGCGTCGTCCGTGCCTTTGTGCGGGAAAAGGATGAAGCCAAGCGTTTCGCACAGGCCAATCGCACCCTCACCGACACCACACTTGCGACCGGCCGCCTGACCGCGCTGATCTTTCCCATCGTGATGCTCGTGCTCAACGTCTCCAGTGTCGCCGTGGTCTGGTTCGGTGGCCTGCGCGTCGACTCCGGCGAGATGCAGATCGGGGCTCTCGTCGCCTACCTCAGCTACCTACTCCAGATCCTGATGGCGGTAACGATGGCCACCTTTATGGCGATCATCCTTCCACGCGCCGCAGTCAGCGGAGACCGGATCAGCGAGATTCTGGAGACCGAAAGCTCGGTGACGCCACCCTCAAACCCGGTGATGTCGCTAACCGGGCACGGAACAGTGACGATGGAGCACGTCTCCTTCTCGTACCCGGGTGCTGAGCAGCCAGTGCTGCGCGACCTGCACTTCGATGTTCGACAGGGCCAGACCACCGCGATAATCGGTAGCACCGGAGCGGGCAAGACGACCCTCGTCAACCTGCTCCCGCGCCTCTTCGATGCCACCGACGGCGCAGTCCTGGTCGATGATGTCGACGTTCGCACGATCGACCCCGATCTGTTGTGGGGCCGGATCGGTCTCGTTCCCCAGAAGCCGTACCTGTTCTCCGGCACGGTGGCGAGCAACCTGCGCTACGGCAAACCCGATGCCACCGATGAAGAACTGTGGGAAGCACTCACCATCGCCCAGGGGCGCGACTTTGTCGAAGGGATGGATGGCCAGCTCGAAGCATCCATCTCTCAGGGGGGCACGAATGTGTCTGGTGGGCAGCGGCAAAGACTCGCGATTGCGAGGGCGCTCGTCAAGAAACCGGAGATCTACGTGTTCGACGACTCGTTCTCGGCACTCGACAGTGCCACGGATGCGCGGCTGCGGCTCGCACTGCGAAAACATCGCGCCGATGCCACCATGATCATCGTCGCGCAGCGTGTTGCGACGATCCGGGATGCCGAACAGATTCTGGTGCTCGAAAGCGGCGAGATTGTCGGCCGCGGAACCCATGATGAGCTGCTCGATAGCTCGAACACCTACAACGAGATCGTGAATTCACAACTGACGGTTGAGGCGGCAGCATGA
- a CDS encoding 4a-hydroxytetrahydrobiopterin dehydratase yields the protein MAEPISAQQFRASDGVEDWQVHFDGAKTYFATGSFAKGVELIDVIGQLADAANHHPDVDLRYPGVAVSLFTHDIDALSDLDVALAKQISTAARELGIAADPSQVPTV from the coding sequence ATGGCCGAACCCATCTCTGCCCAGCAGTTTCGCGCATCCGATGGAGTGGAGGATTGGCAGGTGCACTTCGATGGAGCCAAGACGTATTTCGCCACGGGGTCATTTGCCAAGGGCGTCGAACTGATTGACGTCATTGGGCAGCTTGCCGATGCTGCGAACCATCATCCGGATGTTGACCTGCGTTACCCCGGGGTAGCGGTGAGCCTATTCACGCACGACATCGACGCGCTCAGCGACCTCGATGTGGCTCTGGCGAAGCAAATCTCCACCGCGGCTCGTGAACTCGGCATCGCGGCTGACCCGTCTCAGGTGCCAACCGTGTAG